The Malus sylvestris chromosome 12, drMalSylv7.2, whole genome shotgun sequence genome contains a region encoding:
- the LOC126592337 gene encoding putative UDP-glucuronate:xylan alpha-glucuronosyltransferase 5 — protein MASKFSSSSSSSSSYSKQRVVLFVLYLIILSLFFLCLIISFNFCPTRSNNCATIRNQQVIKNETKNERKNADWFVAISKLFKIKGRKIKVGLVNVDEHIHSQLHGLSDVEAVSVAFERVARDRKWKDYFPEWIDEDEKWGKPKCPEIPIPKLEHYEGIDVVLAKVPCGPNGTSDREGIRDVFRLQVNLMVANLVVGKGWMKPDAHRTVYVVFIGDCGPMVEIFRCDDLLMHRGNYWVYRPNIGRLKQIVHMPVGSCQVASGYAETGTEIWRKFMLETSSWIPYETRRLAYVTILHSSEAYVCGAIALARSIRQTNSTKDLVLLADDFITPKSIQGLTAAGWKIKRIQRIRSAFAKKGSYNEWNYSKLRVWQLTEYDKVIFIDADLLVLKNIDSFFVHQQLSAVGNNRVLFNSGLMVVEPSNCMFEYLMQKTSKLESYNGGDQGFLNEIFTWWHRLPWRLNALKCFDGSKGANHEMAEDLYAIHYLGFKPWACYRDYDCNWEGYERSVFASDSAHEKWWKVYDQMPRELKSYCGLTKKMDENLKTRRVKAAKANYSDGHWKIVIKDPRQHHLYI, from the exons ATGGCTTCcaagttttcttcttcttcctcctcctcctcctcctattCCAAACAACGAGTAGTCCTCTTCGTTCTCTATCTAATTATTCTCTCTCTATTCTTCCTATGCCTAATTATCTCGTTTAACTTTTGTCCCACCCGGTCAAATAATTGCGCTACCATTAGAAACCAACAGGTTATCAAGAATGAAACCAAGAACGAAAGAAAGAACGCAGATTGGTTCGTTGCCATTTCCAAGCTATTCAAAATCAAGGGTAGAAAAATTAAGGTAGGTTTGGTCAACGTAGATGAACACATTCATAGTCAGCTCCATGGGCTATCAGATGTAGAGGCAGTCTCAGTGGCATTCGAACGCGTAGCTAGGGATCGAAAATGGAAGGACTATTTTCCCGAATGGATTGATGAAGACGAGAAATGGGGGAAGCCAAAGTGTCCGGAAATCCCAATTCCTAAGCTGGAGCATTACGAGGGCATAGATGTGGTACTGGCCAAGGTTCCCTGTGGACCAAATGGGACGAGTGACAGGGAGGGGATTAGAGATGTGTTTAGGTTACAAGTTAACTTGATGGTGGCTAATCTAGTGGTGGGTAAAGGGTGGATGAAGCCTGATGCTCATCGGACGGTGTACGTTGTGTTTATCGGGGATTGTGGACCGATGGTGGAGATTTTCAGATGTGATGATCTTTTGATGCATAGAGGGAATTATTGGGTTTATAGGCCTAATATTGGGAGATTGAAACAAATTGTGCATATGCCTGTTGGATCTTGCCAAGTTGCCTCAGGCTATGCAGAAACAG GCACAGAAATCTGGAGAAAATTCATGTTAGAAACAAGCTCATGGATTCCATACGAGACACGTAGACTTGCCTATGTGACAATCCTGCACTCCTCAGAAGCCTATGTGTGTGGTGCAATAGCCCTAGCTCGAAGCATCAGGCAAACCAACTCCACCAAAGACCTAGTCCTCCTTGCAGATGACTTCATCACTCCCAAATCCATCCAAGGCCTAACCGCGGCAGGATGGAAGATCAAGCGAATCCAGAGAATCCGAAGCGCATTTGCTAAAAAGGGGTCGTACAACGAATGGAACTACAGCAAACTCCGCGTGTGGCAGCTCACTGAGTATGACAAGGTTATTTTCATTGACGCGGATCTTCTAGTCCTCAAGAACATAGATAGTTTCTTCGTGCACCAACAGTTGTCAGCCGTGGGGAATAACCGGGTGTTGTTCAACTCCGGCTTGATGGTTGTGGAGCCATCGAACTGCATGTTCGAATACCTAATGCAAAAAACATCCAAACTCGAGTCTTACAACGGCGGCGATCAGGGGTTTTTGAATGAGATTTTTACTTGGTGGCATAGGTTGCCTTGGAGGCTAAATGCGCTAAAATGTTTCGATGGATCAAAAGGTGCAAATCATGAGATGGCTGAGGACCTTTATGCAATACAttacttggggttcaagccttgGGCGTGTTACAGAGATTATGACTGCAACTGGGAAGGGTATGAAAGAAGCGTTTTCGCGAGCGATTCGGCTCACGAGAAATGGTGGAAAGTGTATGATCAGATGCCAAGGGAGCTGAAATCTTACTGTGGTTTGACGAAGaagatggatgaaaatttgaagaCGAGGAGAGTGAAAGCAGCTAAGGCTAATTATTCTGATGGACATTGGAAAATTGTGATCAAGGACCCCAGACAACATCATTTGTATATATAG
- the LOC126593179 gene encoding mitochondrial Rho GTPase 1-like → MAKVAAGNDHPVGQTAVRIVVAGDRGTGKSSLIVTAATENFPANVPPVLPPTRLPEDFYPERVPITIIDTSSRPEDTNKVAEELKRADAVVLTYACNQPQTLDRLSTFWLPKLRQLEVKVPVIVVGCKLDLRDENQQVSLEQVMSPIMQQFREIETCIECSAYKHIQIPEVFYYAQKAVLHPTGPLFDQETQTLKDQCVRALKRIFILCDHDRDGALSDAELNDFQVKCFNAPLQPSEIVGVKRVVQEKLPEGVNEHGLTLTGFLFLHALFIEKGRLETTWTVLRKFGYNNEIRLADELIPSPTKRTPDQSVELTNEAIEFLKANFDLYDNDGDGALRPRELEELFSTAPASPFSEHPYKDAAEKNAFGGLSLDGFLSQWALMTLLNPASTMENLIYIGYPGDVSSTIRVTRKRRLDRKKQQSERNVFQCFVFGPKKAGKSALLDSFLGRPFSDTYNPTTGERYAANVVDQPGGPKKTLVMREIPEDGVEKFLRNKEALAACDIAVFVHDSSDESSWRRATELLIEVASHGETTGFEVPCLIVAAKDDLDAFPSAIQHSTRVSQDMGTEAPIPISTKLGDFNNVFRKIVTAAEHPHLSIPETEAGKTRKQYHKILNRSLMFISVGAAVAMVGVAAYRVYAARKNASS, encoded by the exons ATGGCCAAAGTTGCAGCAGGAAATGATCACCCTGTTGGCCAAACTGCAGTCCGAATTGTTGTGGCTGGAGACCGCGGCACGGGGAAATCCAGCTTGATTGTGACTGCTGCCACCGAGAACTTTCCGGCAAATGTGCCTCCGGTGCTGCCCCCAACAAGGCTGCCTGAAGATTTCTACCCTGAACGCGTGCCCATCACCATTATCGACACATCTTCTCG ACCCGAGGATACCAATAAAGTTGCTGAAGAATTGAAGCGGGCTGATGCAGTCGTGCTTACTTATGCGTGTAATCAGCCCCAGACACTTGATCGGTTGAGTACCTTTTGGCTTCCAAAACTTCGTCAACTAGAG GTAAAGGTACCTGTTATAGTGGTGGGTTGTAAGCTGGATTTGAGAGATGAGAACCAACAGGTGAGCCTCGAACAAGTGATGTCACCAATAATGCAACAGTTTCGGGAGATTGAAACTTGCATTGAATGTTCAGCATATAAACATATTCAG ATTCCGGAAGTTTTTTACTATGCACAAAAAGCTGTGCTGCATCCAACGGGCCCATTATTTGATCAGGAAACACAGACTTTAAAGGACCAATGTGTGCGAGCCTTGAAGCGGATATTCATTCTTTGTGATCATGATAGGGATGGTGCCCTCAGTGATGCAGAGTTGAATGATTTCCAG GTTAAATGTTTCAATGCTCCATTACAACCTTCTGAAATAGTGGGTGTTAAGAGGGTTGTGCAAGAAAAATTACCAGAAGGAGTCAATGAACATGGGCTTACATTGACaggttttcttttccttcatgCACTATTCATAGAGAAGGGACGTCTAGAGACAACGTGGACTGTCCTTAGGAAGTTTGGATACAACAATGAAATAAGACTTGCAGATGAACTAATCCCATCTCCCACTAAACGAACTCCTGACCAG AGTGTGGAGCTGACAAATGAGGCAATCGAGTTTCTGAAGGCTAACTTTGACTTGTATGACAATGATGGT GATGGGGCCCTCCGACCACGTGAACTTGAAGAACTATTTTCTACTGCTCCAGCAag CCCATTTAGTGAACATCCATATAAGGATGCTGCAGAGAAAAATGCATTTGGAGGGTTATCACTTGATGGATTTTTGTCACAG TGGGCCCTCATGACACTCCTAAACCCAGCTTCTACCATGGAGAATCTGATATACATTGGTTATCCTGGTGATGTTTCATCCACAATCCGTGTGACTAGAAAGAGACGTTTAGATCGCAAGAAACAGCAATCGGAAAGAAATGTTTTCCAATGCTTTGTCTTTGGTCCAAAGAAGGCTGGGAAATCTGCATTATTGGATTCTTTTCTTGGAAG GCCATTTTCTGATACTTATAATCCCACCACTGGGGAGCGTTATGCGGCTAATGTTGTTGATCAACCCGGG GGACCCAAGAAAACACTAGTAATGAGAGAAATTCCTGAAGATGGAGTTGAGAAATTTCTCAGAAATAAAGAGGCTTTGGCTGCATGTGACATAGCTGTGTTTGTTCACGACAG TTCTGATGAGTCGTCCTGGAGGAGAGCAACTGAGTTGCTGATAGAAGTTGCTAGTCATGGTGAGACTACTGGCTTTGAGGTACCTTGCCTCATTGTTGCAGCTAAAGATGATCTGGATGCATTCCCATCGGCCATTCAACATTCTACGAGG GTTAGCCAGGATATGGGAACAGAGGCTCCTATACCTATCAGCACAAAGTTGGGTGATTTCAACAATGTATTTCGTAAAATTGTAACTGCCGCGGAACACCCTCATCTGAGCATTCCTGAGACTGAGGCTGGAAAGACCCGCAAGCAATACCATAAGATCCTTAACCGATCTCTTATGTTTATTTCAG TGGGAGCTGCAGTGGCCATGGTTGGAGTGGCGGCTTACCGAGTCTATGCAGCGAGGAAGAACGCCTCCAGTTAA